Proteins co-encoded in one Rhopalosiphum maidis isolate BTI-1 chromosome 2, ASM367621v3, whole genome shotgun sequence genomic window:
- the LOC113554804 gene encoding malectin-A: protein MLAGGYDMAWPLLVLLLCANALLCRCLDKEDVIFAVNAGGDAHVDSYGILYQRDFNRVGTESDYGKKLSIQRVKPHDQILYQTERYSQTTFGYDIPVMQDGDYVMVLKFSEVYFTNSGLKVFDVVLNGQHVVVPLLDIYDKVGFGSAHDEYIEFTVDGTTLYWRGEISEIKGNLVRVDFIKGERDNPKVNAVLVAKGRISDIPRLPDLYSDIEPQPQDEIDVEEDPSVTDKDPVKMVQHTRNPSGPRAPDPQDVNSMKLMPIFGALIAFFGALLLLCRL from the exons ATGTTGGCCGGCGGCTACGACATGGCTTGGCCGCTGCTCGTCCTGCTCCTGTGCGCCAACGCGCTACTGTGCCGGTGCCTGGACAAGGAGGACGTGATTTTCGCCGTCAACGCCGGTGGGGACGCACACGTCGACAGCTACGGCATTCTGTACCAAAGGGACTTCAACCGGGTCGGCACGGAATCGGACTATGGCAAGAAGCTGTCCATACAGCGGGTAAAGCCGCACGATCAGATCTTGTACCAGACCGAGAGGTATTCGCAAACTACATTCGGTTATGATATACCCGTCATGCAAGACGGCGACTATGTGATGGTGCTCAAGTTCAGCGAGGTGTACTTCACCAACAGTGGCTTAAAG GTGTTTGATGTTGTGTTGAACGGACAACACGTAGTTGTACCGCTGTTGGATATCTACGACAAAGTCGGATTTGGTTCCGCTCACGACGAGTATATTGAATTCACGGTTGATGGCACAACATTATATTGGAGAGGAGAGATATCTGAAATCAAAGGAAATCTCGTTCGAGtggattttataaaa GGTGAAAGAGATAACCCTAAAGTAAATGCAGTTCTTGTAGCCAAAGGCAGGATTTCAG atataccTAGATTACCAGATTTATATTCTGATATTGAACCACAACCACAAGATGAGATAGATGTAGAAGAAGATCCATCTGTTACTGACAAAGATCCTGTAAAAATGGTACAACACACTAGAAATCCAAGTGGACCTAGAGCACCTGATCCGCAAGATGTAAATTCCATGAAGTTAATGCCAATATTTGGAGCTCTGATTGCTTTTTTTGGAGCACTTCTTCTACTTTGCAGACTATGa